A genomic segment from Spinacia oleracea cultivar Varoflay chromosome 3, BTI_SOV_V1, whole genome shotgun sequence encodes:
- the LOC110788925 gene encoding 2-alkenal reductase (NADP(+)-dependent), with protein MAGVEVSNKQVIFKDYVVGFPKESDMEFKTSKIILKVPEDSNGILLKNLYLSCDPYMRSRMAKHDRPTYVESFLPGSPITGYGVSKVLDSRHPNFKVGDLLWGITGWEEYSLVTSPQHFFKIEHTDVPLSYYTGILGMAGMTAYAGFYEVGAPKKGDRVFVSAASGAVGQLVGQLAKLTGCYVVGSAGSKEKVDLLKNKFGYDEAFNYKEEEDLDAALRRYFPEGIDIYFENVGGKMLEAVLSNMRLHGRIPTCGMISQYNLEQPEGVHNLFNLISKRIRMEGFLVGDYYHLYPKYLEMILPHIREGKISYVEDVAEGLESAPSALIGIYSGRNVGKQLVAVARD; from the exons ATGGCGGGCGTAGAAGTAAGcaacaaacaagtaatcttcaaagaCTATGTTGTCGGGTTTCCAAAAGAATCAGACATGGAGTTCAAAACTTCCAAAATAATCCTGAAAGTTCCAGAAGATTCTAATGGGATTCTTCTTAAGAATCTCTACCTGTCTTGTGATCCCTACATGCGGAGTCGTATGGCCAAGCATGATCGCCCCACTTATGTTGAATCTTTCCTTCCTGGATCG CCCATAACGGGGTATGGAGTGTCCAAAGTTCTGGATTCCCGACATCCAAACTTCAAAGTAGGCGACCTTTTATGGGGAATAACTGGATGGGAAGAATATAGCCTTGTTACATCTCCACAACATTTCTTTAAAATAGAGCATACAGATGTTCCTCTTTCCTACTATACTGGGATTCTTG GTATGGCTGGCATGACAGCCTATGCTGGTTTTTACGAGGTTGGAGCTCCTAAGAAAGGAGATCGTGTCTTTGTCTCTGCGGCTTCTGGTGCTGTCGGTCAACTGGTTGGACAACTTGCAAAACTGACTGGTTGCTACGTTGTTGGAAGTGCTGGTAGCAAAGAAAAG GTTGATttgttgaaaaacaaatttggatATGACGAAGCCTTCAATTACAAGGAAGAGGAAGACCTGGATGCGGCCTTGAGGAG GTATTTCCCGGAGGGCATAGACATATATTTTGAAAATGTTGGAGGGAAGATGCTTGAAGCTGTTCTATCAAACATGAGACTCCATGGCCGAATCCCTACCTGCGGAATGATCTCACAGTACAATCTCGAACAACCCGAGGGCGTTCACAATTTGTTTAATCTTATCTCCAAACGAATCCGTATGGAAGGATTTTTAGTTGGTGACTACTATCATCTTTACCCTAAATACCTGGAAATGATACTACCACACATCAGGGAGGGCAAGATTTCATATGTTGAAGACGTTGCTGAAGGGTTAGAAAGCGCTCCTTCAGCCTTGATAGGGATCTATTCTGGTCGTAATGTTGGGAAGCAACTTGTAGCAGTTGCTCGCGACTAA